One Rosa chinensis cultivar Old Blush chromosome 5, RchiOBHm-V2, whole genome shotgun sequence genomic region harbors:
- the LOC112165916 gene encoding mitogen-activated protein kinase kinase kinase 18, which translates to MVMEWTRGPTIGRGSTATVSLATSALSGEVFAVKSAELSQSSFLQKEQCFLSKLSSPHVVKYIGCDVSTEHNEPMYNLFMEYIPGGALSDAIQSHGKELEECMIQSYTRQIVQGLEYLHSIGLAHCDIKSQNILVSEESAKIKIADLGCAKLVHEASTSAFSGTPVFMAPEVARGEEQGFEADIWALGCTLIEMATGGNSPWPDVSDPVSALYRIGFSGDLPEFPRWLSKEGKDFLNKCLTTCPRERWTAKKLLEHPFLKDYSMGSTTLSSSPISVLDQGLWDSFEVFEEAPQNQVCESICSSSSPQERIKMLIGGTCSAFSGIPNWEFDGNWCTVRSNGAEDSQALLKSNNVIVAISEQEYMTATVASDMDSIIDEELHSSMCDDNEEIDSECFVESNSRIGSDGDFVISYIVTDDSFVNNLDIEQDTRNYSFIHSHCYHSCFDFSGQSVVLKFLLLMSSLFCVSLVQCHMTDQFLYRVNAFIC; encoded by the coding sequence ATGGTGATGGAGTGGACTAGAGGACCAACGATCGGCCGCGGCTCCACCGCCACCGTCTCTCTAGCCACATCAGCCCTCTCCGGTGAGGTCTTCGCGGTGAAGTCGGCCGAGCTTTCGCAGTCGTCGTTCTTGCAAAAGGAGCAGTGTTTTCTATCTAAGCTGAGCTCTCCTCATGTGGTCAAGTACATAGGTTGTGATGTTAGCACTGAACACAATGAGCCTATGTACAACCTTTTCATGGAGTACATACCCGGCGGCGCGCTTTCCGATGCTATTCAAAGCCATGGAAAGGAGCTCGAGGAGTGTATGATCCAATCATACACGCGTCAGATTGTGCAGGGTTTGGAATATCTTCATTCAATTGGGCTGGCACATTGTGACATTAAGAGCCAGAACATTTTGGTGTCTGAAGAGAGTGCCAAGATCAAAATTGCTGATCTGGGTTGTGCTAAATTGGTGCATGAAGCATCCACGTCGGCATTTTCCGGCACGCCGGTGTTCATGGCGCCGGAGGTGGCACGCGGAGAAGAGCAGGGTTTTGAAGCAGATATATGGGCACTTGGCTGTACATTGATTGAAATGGCCACAGGGGGCAATAGCCCCTGGCCGGATGTAAGTGACCCTGTTTCCGCTCTCTACCGGATTGGATTCTCCGGTGACTTGCCGGAGTTTCCGAGGTGGCTTTCGAAAGAGGGTAAGGATTTCTTGAACAAGTGTTTGACGACATGCCCAAGAGAGAGGTGGACAGCTAAGAAGCTTCTTGAGCATCCATTTCTTAAAGACTACTCAATGGGGTCTACGACTCTGAGCTCATCTCCTATTAGTGTGTTGGATCAAGGCCTTTGGGATTCATTTGAAGTCTTTGAAGAAGCTCCTCAGAATCAAGTTTGTGAAAGCATTTGTTCCAGTTCTTCTCCGCAAGAAAGGATCAAGATGTTGATCGGAGGTACTTGTTCTGCATTTTCAGGTATACCCAATTGGGAATTTGATGGGAATTGGTGCACTGTTAGAAGCAATGGTGCTGAGGATAGCCAAGCCTTACTGAAGAGCAACAATGTCATTGTTGCTATTTCAGAGCAGGAATATATGACGGCAACTGTTGCATCAGATATGGATTCCATTATTGATGAGGAGCTTCACAGTTCAATGTGTGATGATAATGAGGAAATAGATTCTGAATGTTTTGTAGAGTCTAACAGTAGAATTGGCAGTGATGGAGATTTTGTAATTTCATACATTGTTACAGACGATTCTTTCGTAAACAATCTTGATATTGAACAAGATACTCGGAATTATTCTTTTATTCACTCCCATTGTTATCATTCgtgttttgatttttctggtcAATCTGTGGTGCTTAAGTTCCTCTTGTTAATGTCTTCTCTGTTTTGTGTTAGTTTGGTACAATGCCACATGACAGATCAATTTCTCTACAGGGTAAATGCATTTATATGTTAA
- the LOC112165512 gene encoding aspartic proteinase A1, whose translation MEAELRSVTATLFLCFLLFPLVFSASNDGLLRVGLKKRKFDQNNRVAANLHSKNGDAVTAVIRKYNLRGTLGDDQDIDIVSLKNYMDAQYFGEIGIGTPPQKFTVIFDTGSSNLWVPSSKCYFSIACYLHPKYKSSSSTTYSKNGKPAAIQYGTGAISGFFSEDHVTVGDLVVKDQEFIEATKEPGITFLVAKFDGILGLGFQEISVGNAVPVWYNMVKQGLLKEPVFSFWFNRNADEEVGGEIVFGGVDPDHYVGEHTYVPVTQKGYWQFDMGDVLIDGQTTGFCAGGCAAIADSGTSLLVGPTTIITELNHAIGATGIVSQECKTVVAEYGDTIIKMILAKDQPQKICSQIGLCTFDGTRGVSVGIKSVVDEDNHKSSAGLSDAMCSACEMTVVWMQNQLKQNQTQDRILDYVNQLCDRLPSPMGESAVDCAGLSSMPSVSFTIGGKQFDLAPEQYVLKVGEGEVAQCISGFTALDVPPPRGPLWILGDVFMGQYHTVFDYGNERIGFAEAA comes from the exons ATGGAAGCCGAGCTTAGGTCTGTTACAGCGACGCTGTTTCTTTGTTTCCTCCTGTTTCCCTTGGTTTTTTCTGCATCCAATGATGGGTTGCTCCGGGTTGGACTGAAAAAGAGGAAGTTTGATCAAAACAACCGGGTTGCTGCTAACCTTCATTCCAAGAATGGGGATGCTGTGACAGCTGTTATCCGGAAATATAATCTTCGTGGAACTCTGGGAGATGATCAGGACATTGATATTGTAtctctcaagaattacatggacGCTCAGTACTTTGGGGAGATTGGTATCGGCACTCCCCCTCAGAAGTTCACTGTGATCTTTGATACTGGTAGCTCAAATTTGTGGGTGCCTTCTTCCAAGTGTTATTTCTCG ATTGCATGCTATCTGCATCCAAAGTACAAGTCGAGCAGTTCAACCACCTACAGCAAAAATG GTAAACCTGCAGCAATCCAATATGGAACTGGTGCAATCTCTGGCTTCTTCAGTGAAGACCATGTTACAGTTGGTGACCTCGTGGTGAAAGATCAG GAATTTATTGAGGCAACCAAGGAGCCCGGCATCACATTCTTGGTAGCCAAATTTGATGGAATACTTGGCCTTGGATTTCAAGAAATTTCAGTTGGAAATGCTGTTCCTGTGTG GTATAACATGGTCAAGCAGGGTCTTCTTAAGGAACCTGTTTTCTCATTCTGGTTTAACCGCAATGCTGACGAAGAAGTAGGAGGTGAAATTGTTTTTGGTGGAGTGGATCCTGATCATTATGTCGGAGAGCACACATATGTTCCTGTTACACAGAAAGGCTATTGGCAG TTTGACATGGGTGATGTTTTGATTGATGGTCAAACAACTG GATTTTGTGCCGGAGGCTGTGCAGCGATTGCTGATTCTGGAACTTCTCTGTTGGTTGGCCCAACG ACAATTATTACTGAACTCAACCATGCCATTGGAGCCACCGGGATTGTAAGTCAAGAATGCAAGACTGTAGTTGCAGAATATGGAGATACCATAATTAAGATGATTTTAGCAAAG GACCAACCACAGAAAATCTGCTCTCAGATTGGGTTATGCACATTTGATGGGACTCGCGGTGTAAG TGTTGGAATCAAGAGTGTTGTGGACGAGGACAATCACAAGTCATCTGCTGGCTTATCTGATGCAATGTGTTCTGCTTGTGAGATGACTGTTGTATGGATGCAAAATCAGCTCAAGCAGAATCAAACACAGGATCGCATACTTGACTATGTGAATCAG CTCTGTGATCGGCTGCCTAGCCCAATGGGAGAATCTGCTGTTGATTGTGCCGGTTTGTCTTCCATGCCTAGTGTGTCCTTCACAATTGGTGGAAAACAATTTGATCTAGCCCCTGAGCAG TACGTGCTCAAAGTAGGCGAGGGGGAGGTAGCACAATGCATCAGTGGATTTACTGCTTTGGATGTCCCACCTCCTCGTGGACCACTCTG GATTCTGGGAGATGTGTTCATGGGTCAGTACCACACTGTGTTTGACTATGGCAATGAGAGAATTGGATTTGCAGAAGCTGCATAG